The DNA window AAAAAGAGGCGTATGTCAATAGCGAACGGCGGTCTTAGCTAGCTTCTGAGAGGTCGATCGACCGAACTGATCCGTTAGTGAGATCGTTACGTATTGCCCCTTAAATGAATCAATCGCCAGTGGAACAAACTCTCCGATATAGTGCCCAGGCGCTCGCTCGGTCAGGGGAATTCCGAGAGCTACGCTCCCGATAGAGAAGGCCCCCAACTGCCCAGGGGTGCCAAATGCTATTACCACTAACCGTCCACCGGAGGGGATTAAGCCCGTGCGGGCATCGTGAGCAGAGGCTATGATGGCGGGTGGAGCTGTTTTTAGGAACTCAGGGCGGTTGCGATTTGAAAGGGGCTTAATTGCGTTGTCAGCAACCTCGCGCGCAACGTTTTGAATAATCTCATTGTCGAGTCCCTTAAGGGGCTCTAGCACTAGGTTAGAGAATCCGGTGGGACCCTTCGTTATACCACGACTATCGGAGTCCTGCGCTTGAACCTCATACAGGATCTTGCCGGTGCGGGCCGAGACAAGTTTAAGATTTAGCCCGACCGTCGCAGTAGCCTGAATGCCGTAGTAGCTGCGATCCCAGGTTGTAACCTTGCCGTACAGTACCGCATCACACGAGAGTAGCTTCCCGCATAGCTCGGCAGGATCTGCGGCGAATACCTTAGCGAGATCGACCTTAAGGGGTGCAGTCCCTTGGATCTCAAAGCCGTTATGTAACAGGTCAGCTTCGATTACAGCCGGGGTGATAACATCAAGTGCGGCGCTCGCTAACTCGGATTGAATAAGAGACTGCATAAATTGGGCGGGGGTCTCGCTCTGCTTTGATGAGATTAGAGCAACGTTGTCGACCAATAGATCCTGCTCCTCCTGGACTAATTTACCCTCTGAATCGAGCTGCGCAAAGGGCAGGACCGCTATCCGGATCGGCTCGGAGGGGTTAAAGTTAAGGGTCGAGGTGTATGTTCCGCTGCACCCTGCAACGAGTAGAAGTAAGGGGAAAAGATAGCGCTGGATTAACATGCTTAAAGCTCCTACTTGTTTGTAATTTTAAGCGGGACTGGAAGTGAGGGGATTCCGCCGAGACCAACCGTTACGACCTCAATCTGTTGCGCCCCTAGTGGTAGGGACGAAGTTGATGAACTTAGATCGGCTACCTTCTCGTAGGGACCAGCTGGGGAGGCCGCCTTGAAGAGCATGATCCTTTCAGCGGCGCACTGAGCGATCTTCTCTGAGCACCCAGCATTATTAGCGCTAGAGGAGCTCCCCACCTGAGTACAGAGCAGCTTCAGCTCACCCGAGGAGGCTTGCAGGCGATTATCTAGGATGCAGGGGGGGCTAGTTGGTAGGGTGATGTTCCGTTTGATCGAGGTGCCGAAGGCGCTGCGTAGCTCTAGTGCAGCGGGATGCGATGGATCAGTGGCGACAAGACTCGAGAGATTCTCACAGTATAAGCCGGGAGATCCCTCACGCAGCCCCGTTCGATTCTTGCCCATGATAAGGTACGCAAAAGAGGCCGGGGTTCCATTGGCGCAGATTCGGTAACTTGTAGGTGAAATCCATTCAGTCGAAGCGGAGTTAAGCGCGATGGTTATCCCCTCCTGTGCTGCAAGGATAACGGGGCTTGATGGAGCCGGCAGCTGTTCAACGATAGTTTGAGAGAACTTTGCCGCGAGGTTCTCAAAGACTGCATCGCCACTATTTTTTACCTGCGAGATAATACCCTGAATGAGTTGCCCAGACTGGAACAGTATCCCGCCCTGTTCATTTTGGGAGTGTTTAACCGATACCAGCTCCCGATCTGCTGGGTCACGTACGATTATCTCTCCGGAGAGCTCGTTATAGTAGCCGGCGATAAAGTTACTGCGTGAAAATGAGGCGAGGTTAAGGGTCACAAAGCCGTCAATAAGATAGCGCTGAGATAGCTGCCCGCGCTCGGGACAGGCGGGTGTTGAACAGGTGCTGGATACAGCACGCTCTTCGACAACTATAAAATTATTATTTCTAAGTTCGCTCGTTAGAGCCTGTCGCACTAGATCCACCCGCTCGCGGGGGATCTCTCCGGAGTAGTCAGAGGGCAGGAGCGCGATACTTGATGGTAGTGTGCCCCCCTTGGGAATACTTGAACGAACCGTGGGCCCACAGGCAGAGAGGGCGAGGAGGGGCACAAGGGTGAGTAGCGCAGGTATTCTGAGGCTCTTGTTACCGTAGCTCATATCACTCTTTTTTTCTTTACTTAACGATGATAGCGCCCTTAAGACCGAGAGGCGCCTGCTTTAATCCATAAATGGTAAATGGGTAGGTTCCTGCATCGTGAAAACATGCGCTTGCAAAATCCTTCTGAGCGATGGGACGTACCGAACGGATAACGCCATCCTCTCCGATCTCTAGGTTCTCTGAGGAGCAGTGCGTAGCACTTTTGCCAAAATCAAGATCTATGGTTATGAGGGCATCCGTTGAATCATTAAGAAAGAATACAATTCCATCCTCTTTCTTCATTTCAAGCGTTTTTGGCAGAAGGCCTACGTCGCTAATCTTAATTATCTGGTTCTGACTCTCCGGCAGGGTAAAAGAGGGGAGCTGTTCATCTGCCGATAAGCCAGAGGTCGGCATGTAACACAGAACGCCACACAGGATAAGCGAGGGTAGGGCGAGGTAAGTTCTCATCCCAGATATGCTAGCAACGAAGAGCGAAACCCTCAATGCTCAGAATAGCTGATTGAGCACGAAACTAGCACCTGGCACGACGGTCCCGACTCTATCTGAAAGCTGGCAGGGGCCCCCGGATCAAGCATCGGGTTGGCTAGTAGGGGGAGCCTAGTCTCCTGCTTAAGCTGAACATAGCGGGAGATCTCTTCGGAAGGCCCCTGTTTGTGCCTGATACGAGAGAGCTTAATGTTACAAGGTTTTTCAGATCCTACTTGAGAGCCTCCAGCGGTTTCTGCCGAGAGCTGCTTTGTGGTGAGCAGGAGGTCTGCCGATTTTGGCGCTATGATGATAGCCGGGTGTCCCGCTGTTGCAACTAGTTGGGGTAGTATCTCAAGTAGCAGGCTGCCATCTGAGTGGGTATTAACGACCCTTAAACGTTCGGAGAAACGAGCTAGGCGTGTATTAAAAACCTGCTCATTCCAATCCTTAAAGAGGCTTGGAGCTATCACTATCCACCGTAGACCACAGATCCTGCTTAGGTATGAGATAGCGGCCTCTGATGGGAAATCATGGAGCTTTTCAGAGAGACCGTACTGAAGCCTTGAACGTTGACCGCTATAGCCGTTAACTAGGGGTAGCTTGAGCGCAGCCGACCAGATCGAATAGTAGGAGCTTAAGAGCGCCATCTGAGACCAGCTTGGCTCGCCCTTATCATTTCGTTCTGTAAAGGGGAGTACGATGGTAGCTTCATGCGCAGTAGCTAACTTTGCGAGGCTTTCAAATGCCAACGGTGCTGGAGGGGGCGCATCGAGCGGATATCGAGCCACAAAGTTTTCAAGGAGCGTTATAATAGTTAGAGAAAGAGCTATAACGGTAGCAGCGCCAGAGCGTTTCAGCGCTATAAGAGAGATACCCCAGCACGCTGCAATATAAAGCCCCATTACGACAACGATGCCGTAGCGACCAACGGCACGCATCGAATCGAGCCCAGGTAGTGTGTTGTAAAGAAATGCAAGGGGGGCTACGGCGGGCTCGCCATGCGCAACCTGTCCACCCGGGCCAATTGATAAGATAAAGAACGTAACGACGATAAAATAGAGGATCGCTGCCTGCTCCTTTAGGCGCCAGACAAGTAGAAGTGCTGCTATTAGCACTAGCCAGGCGCATATACCGGCGCAGAGATTGGCGAGAGCTCCGTATTCATAGAGCGAGGAGGCAGAGAGGACAGTTATTATCAGGAGAGCGTTTGTACAGGTAAGGAGTGGGGCTCGGCGTAATCCTGCTTTGAGAAGGAATACTAAAGCAACGAGCGACACTAGGTAGCCGGCGCACAACGTTGCCTCGGCGTGAGTCCAGGCCGATGTTTGGCCAAAGAGGAGATTAAAAGAGGAGAGGGAGAGGTATGAAGCTCCGTTAGCTGAGAACGCCCCCGCCTCATATAGATGGCGTGAGCCGAAGATCTCCTTAATGGCGAGGTAGGCAGGCAACGTTAGCGCTATTGGTAGTAGCCCGCCCAACATAAAGAGCGCGCTCATAATGGTTGTATCAAGGGAGAACGCGCGAGTTAAGAACCGAAGAGCGAGGATTAATCCAAGGCCGATAGCTGCAAAAATAGCGTAGTAAACCGCGCAGTAAAAAGCCGCCGATGTAATTAGCCCCGCTAAAAACCAGCGCCAAAGCTGCGGCGTTCTGCGCAGTACAAGGGCCCAACTAAACGGCACCCAGAAAAAAAAGAGGAGCTGCGGATGCCCAAGATTTCCAAAGATGTAGGAGCTGTTTGCAAATAGGATACCCGAGAGGAGCGCAAACGGGCGCGAGACCCCTAGTGCGCGCGCCAGCGCCACGGATGAAGCGCCATTTAGTACCAGGCTCCCTAGAATCACTAGGTTATAGGAGGTTGTAAAATGGAATCCAGAGAGGGTCAGTAGATGTATAATCGCCGAGGGCAGTAGGAATGAGTCACTCCAGGCGCGTGTGAGGGGGTAGGGATAGAGGGTGTCGGTTTCAAGGGCGAGCGCCTTGTATGGATCGATATGGAACGATTGTGCCAACCATACATAGAGCCCACCGTCGCCCGCAGCGCCGCCGATATAGTGCGTAGATAGGTGCTGCAAGATTAGGGGGTGCAGCGCAAGCAGGGTGAACAGCACCACGGCGGTTGCGATGATGGTGTAGAGTAGGCAGTAAATTATGGAGCGCTGTATATATGGCACGAGCTTGGCTTTAGGTTACGGTATCTTGAAGGATAACTCCTATAAGATCTCTCTGCATAGAGCTTCTTGCCAGCCTCTACGCCGCC is part of the Pseudomonadota bacterium genome and encodes:
- a CDS encoding DUF799 family lipoprotein, which gives rise to MLIQRYLFPLLLLVAGCSGTYTSTLNFNPSEPIRIAVLPFAQLDSEGKLVQEEQDLLVDNVALISSKQSETPAQFMQSLIQSELASAALDVITPAVIEADLLHNGFEIQGTAPLKVDLAKVFAADPAELCGKLLSCDAVLYGKVTTWDRSYYGIQATATVGLNLKLVSARTGKILYEVQAQDSDSRGITKGPTGFSNLVLEPLKGLDNEIIQNVAREVADNAIKPLSNRNRPEFLKTAPPAIIASAHDARTGLIPSGGRLVVIAFGTPGQLGAFSIGSVALGIPLTERAPGHYIGEFVPLAIDSFKGQYVTISLTDQFGRSTSQKLAKTAVRY